A region of the Roseiflexus sp. RS-1 genome:
TAGATGCGGGCATTGACAGTAGTTGTATTCACCAGCGACGCAGTCGCCGTGTAGGTATTGTCGCCGCTGACCGTTGTCCCATCCACGCGCACCGTCATCAGATCGACGCCCGGCGCCGCCTGCGGACCGCCGCCGGTCGGCACACGCACCGAAACGGTGATCGCGCGCGACGCGCCCGGCGCCAGCGAGAATGATCCAGGCGGTTGGATGGCAATCGGCGGCGACAACCCTTCCCAGCCGCGCGAGGTCGTGACGGCGATGCGCACATCACTCAGTTCGATATTGCCATCATTCACTACCGTGTGGGTGTAGGTGATCACCTGCCCCGGATCCGCCGTTATCGCCTGGGGCGCACTGATGCTCAACGACGGGCGCGGCTCAAAGATGGCGAAGCGCGACGTGTTGCTGACCGGGTCGGTCGCCGTGAGCGTCAGTTGACGCGGGATGCTGCCGACCGTGACGGTGAACGCGCCGGTGGCATCAACCACCGTTTCGCCGGCAAACTCCTGACCCTGCCCATCGAGCATCGTCTGGTCAGGGCGGAATATCTGAATCAGACAGCGCACACCGCCGATCGACGGGCACCCGCCGGGAGCGCCCGTGGTATCCACCTGCCCTGTCAGCACACCGGCTGCGTTCATCCGCAACGACGACTGGAGCGGCGGATCGATGTCGTTGTTCGGATTACCGGCGACGCCGCCGGTGGGGGTTTCGGGATTGAGCACGATCCCGCGTCCGAGCAGCGTTTCGTCTACCGGGAACGGACCGTCGGGCGGGATGCCGTTGCCGCTGATGCTGTTATTCAGGATTTGCGTCTGCTGCGGATAGGGCGGCGTAAACGGACCGCCAACCGGCGCGCCGACCAGCACGCCAAGTGCGTTGTTGACGATGAAATTCCCCAGCACCCGCGTTTGCGTCGCCGCACCCTGCACATGCACCCCTGCGCCGAGATTTGCAGTGATCGAGTTCCCCTCGACCCGTGTGCGCTGCGCGTTGTTGACGGCAACCCCGACGCCGGAACCGAAGCCGCCCCAACCGGTTGCGCCGCTCTGGTAGATGCTGTTGCCGCGAACGACCACATCGATGGTCGCCGCATCGCGCACCTCGATGCCGAGGGTGTTCGAGATGACTTCATTCCCTTCGATGATCACGCTATCGCTGCCACCGGACACCTGGAATCCGGGACCGTTGTTGTAGCGCACCAGATTGCCGCTGATCGTCATACGATTCGCACCGGGGAGCAGGAACCCGCCGCCATTGCGCGTTCCATCGACAATATTGCCGGTGACGGTCACCACCTCTGTACCGCCGCTAATCTGAACGCCGAAGGCTGGCGAACTGAAGGCGTTGCGGTCGAGGGTATTGCCGGACACGATCACATCGCGCACCGGCGCCATTCCCGGCGTCAGGGTCAGCGCCATGCCGGACGCGCCGTTGCCGACGATCTCATTGCCCGAAATGGTCATGACGTCGGTTGTGCCATTGATCAGGAACCCGTTGAGCGTATTGCTGATCGCCTGTGTCGCCACAATCTGCGTATTCGTCAGAACGCCGGTGAACCACAGACCATTCTGTCCATTCTGCTGCACCGTCAGATTGGTCAGCGTTGTGGTGATGCCGCCCGCGTAGCGGATGCCATTTTCGCGGTTGGCGTTGAACTGACTGTTTTCGACCAGCACCGACAGCGCACCTGCAACATTGAGACCATCATCGTTCAACTGCGCGGTCACCGAACGGAGCGTCACGTCCGCGACATTCGTCAGGCGCACCCCATCGTCGCCGTTGTTGCTCACGACCACATTCTCCAGCGCGACCAGTTCACCGGTATCAATCCGCACGCCATTCCAGCCGTTATTGGCGATCAGCGTCGCTGTATTGACGCCAGTGACGCGCAGGTTGACAGCGGACGCGGCATAGACGCCATCGTAGCCGTTGGAGATGATCGGGTTATCGCTCAGCGTCGTCGTCAGCACATTGGTGCCGGTAATCGCCACGCCATAGTTGAAGTTGAACGCGATCCGATTCGGCGCCTCCGGCGTCCCGATTACCGTATCGGACACATGATCGCCGATCACGATGCCGGAGCGGTTGCCGTAACCGGGCAGAATGAGCGAACCGATAACGCGGGTGCCGATATAGTTGCCGATGATGGTGTTGTTGGAGGTGGTCCGCAGTGGATTGAGACCGCGAATAATAATGCCGTCGCCGGTATTCCCGGAGATCACATTGCGCTCATTGAGCGTTGTTCCACCGACCGTCACATTTCGCGCGCCACGCTCGATCACCACACCGCCGCCGGTATTGTTCGGCGCGCTGACCGGATTTCCCAGGTCGTTCAAGCCGATATAGTTGTTAACAATTGTGGTATTGGTCGTCCTATGGCCACGCAAGACAATGCCCGGACCGGTGTTGCCGGCAATGAAGTTGCGTAACCTGTTAGTGCTCAAATCGGGTGATGGGAGACCGATCTGTGTGTTCGTGGCAGGAAATTCTTCAGAATGCACCTCAATGCCGCCAGCGGCATTCGGAATGCTGACGATCAACTGAGACGCAGCATTCGACCCAAGACCGATATAATTCCCGGCAATCTGAGTATTTGTGCCGCCGTTAATCACAATCCCGAAATTGTTGTTCCCGGCGATCACATTGCCATACGCCGGATCCGGTTGATCGGGGGTTGCACCGATCACCGTGCCATCCGCGTAGCGAACAATAATACCGGCGCCGAGATTGCGCAATGCAAACGTTTCGGCGCTGAGCAGGCGCCCGACCCCGATAAAGTTGCCCTGGATCTTCGTGCGCGCACCCTGCACCACGATCCCGTCCAGATCGTTGCCGCTGATGAAGTTCGCTTTGGAAAGATCGGTGCGCAACCCGCCGATCACCGTATCGGTCGCACTCTGCTCGACCCAGATGCCAGCAAAGCCGTTGCCGCTCAGGGTCAGCGTCGGCGATACCGGATCGATGCCGACATAGTTGCCTTCGATACGATGATTGCTGCCGCTGACCACATCGATACCAACCCCCTGACCGAAACTCGGTGTCGAACTGCTGGACTTGAAGTTCACAACCGCAATTTCGCGCACGACATTGTTGTTGCCGGTCAACCGGATGCCGCTGCGATTGATCAGTTCTGATCCATCGATAATGATTTCAGGACCGATCAGATTTGCCTGGGCGGGCCAGTTGATCTCCTGGGATTTTCCGTCAATGGTGATATTTCCTGCAAGCGCTGGCAGCGGCTCATTATCGTTTCTAATCCGAATACGGATCGCACGGTACAGACCGTTCGTTTCAAAAGCAGGAACCTGCGGCGGAATGTTGAACTTGATGACACCCCCGCCAGCGGCATTCGCCGCATTGATCGCCTGACGCAACGAACAGGTGGGAGAGGGATTGGCAGGGTCGCCGCTTGTTGAAACCGGACATGTCGAGCCGTCTGCATCCTCCGCCGTCGTCACCACAAACACCCCTGATGCCAGCGCGACCGGCGTTGACGCGGCAGGACCGACAGGCAACAGCGCTCCGACGATGATCACAAGCGTGAGCAGCGTGAGGGCGGAAGAGAAACGTGACATGGATCGCTCCTGATGAGGCAACAGACCGCCATAGACTGATGCTGGCGTGTCAATGATACTATATCACGTCGGGCAAGAGGAAGTTGATAGGATGTTAGTACCAACATCTGCGGCAAATCTAACACACTTCTAACACTGCACATATAGCGGATTAGCAAGAAACGGGTAAACTAACAGCAGTGACAGGCGCAGCGGGCGTTCCCGCAGTGCATGCTCCTTCAGTTCACAATTTTGCAGGGAAGAAGGTGAGACGACTATGCCAAAGATTGTCGGCATTGACCTGGGAACAACCAACTCGGTCGTCGCGGTGATGGAAGGCGGCGACCCGGTCGTTATTCCGAACGCGGAAGGCAACCGCACCACGCCGTCGGTTGTTGCGTTCACGAAGAACGGTGAGCGCCTGGTCGGGCAGACGGCGAAGCGCCAGGCGACGATCAACCCGGACAATACGTTTTATTCGATCAAGCGCTTCATCGGGCGCAATTTTGATGAGACGACCGTTGAGCGCGAGATGGTGCCCTTCAAGGTGGTGAAGGGTCCACGCAACGATGTGCGCGTCTTCTCGCCGGTGACTGGCAAAGAATATGCGCCGCAGGAGATTTCGGCGATGGTGTTGCAGAAACTCAAAACCGACGCCGAAGCGTACCTTGGCGAGCCGGTGACCAAAGCGGTGATTACCGTTCCGGCATACTTCAACGACAGTCAGCGTCAGGCGACCAAGGACGCCGGCAAGATCGCCGGGCTTGAGGTGCTGCGCATCATCAATGAGCCGACTGCGGCTGCGCTGGCGTATGGTCTCGATAAGAAGAAGGACGAGACGATTCTGGTGTTCGACCTGGGCGGCGGGACGTTCGACGTGTCGGTGCTCGAAGTCGGCGATGGCGTGGTCGAGGTGAAAGCCACCAACGGCGATACGCACCTCGGCGGCGATGACTATGACCAGCGGATCGTCAACTGGCTGATCGACGAGTTCCGCAAGGATCAGGGCATCGATCTGAGCAAGGACCGCCAGGCGTTGCAGCGCCTGAAAGAAGCAGCGGAGAAGGCGAAGATCGAACTCTCCAGCATGTCGGAGACCGAGATCAACCTGCCGTTCATCACCGCCGACGCCAGCGGTCCGAAGCATTTGCAAATGCGCCTCAGCCGTGCGAAGTTCGAGCAGTTGACCGCCGACCTGACTGAACGCCTGAAGGGTCCGTTCTTCCAGGCGTTGAAGGACGCTGGTCTGAAGCCAGGCGATCTTGACGAGGTCGTGCTGGTTGGCGGCTCGACGCGCATGCCGGTGGTCATCGACCTGGTGCGCAAACTGACGGGCAAAGAGCCGAACCGCAGCGTTAACCCAGACGAGGTCGTGGCGATTGGCGCGGCGATCCAGGCAGGCGTGCTCGGCGGCGATGTGAAGGATGTGGTGTTGCTCGACGTCACGCCGCTCTCACTCGGTGTCGAGACGCTTGGCGGTGTGATGACCAAACTGATCGAGCGCAACACGACCATTCCGACCCGCAAGAGCGAAATCTTCTCGACGGCTGCCGACGGGCAGACGGCGGTGGACATCCACGTGTTGCAGGGCGAGCGCGAACTGGCAGCCGACAATATGACGCTGGGTCGCTTCCGGCTCGAAGGTATTCCGCCGGCGCCGCGCGGCGTGCCGCAGATCGAAGTGACGTTCGATATCGACGCCAACGGCATCCTGAACGTGTCCGCCCGCGATAAGGCAACCGGGAAGGAGCAGCGGATCACGATCACCGCCAGCACCAACCTGTCGAAGGAAGAGATCGAGCGGATGATCCGCGACGCCGAACTGCATGCAGCCGAGGACAAGCGGCGACGCGAACTGATCGAACTGAAGAACCAGTCGGACAGCCTGGCGTACCAGAGCGAGAAGTCGCTGAACGAACTCGGCGACAAGGTTGATCCGGCGCTCAAGAGCCGCGTCGAGGGTCTGATCAAAGACCTGCGCGAGGCGATCAGCCAGGAGAACGAGAGCCGTATGCGCTCGATTTCGTCGGAGTTGCAACAGGCGATGTACCAGGTGTCGCAGAGCGCCTACACCAGCGCAGGCGGCGACGGCGCCGGCGCGAAGAAGGGCAAAGACGAAGGCGTCGTCGAGGGAGAGTACACCGTCGAGTAGTAGGGACGCAGCGGTGCTGCGTCCCCGCAGCGCTGCTGGAAATAGAACACGGATCGGCACGGGTTTGAAATAGAACACGGATCGGCACGGATCTTTTGATTGACATCCGCGGTCATCCGTCTCACCCGTGCTGATCCGTGGTTAATTTTATAGCGGTTCTCACAGGGGTTGAACCAGGTGGACGAGGTTGAACACTCCCGGAATCGCGACGACCGAAATGATGAAGATTGAGAAATAAATCCGCTATCCCGCGCTAGCCGTGGGGCTGATGGAGATTGAAAATTAAATCCGCTATACTGCGCTAGCCGTGGGGCTGAAGCCCTCGGCTAACCAGGGCAAAGCCCGCCTGCGCGGGCTATGGCGGATTATTTCTTCAAAGACCATAAGCCCTCGGCTATCCAGGGCAAAGCCCGCCTGCGCGGGCTATGGCGGATTATTTCTTCAAAGACCATAAGCCCTCGGCTATCTAAGGCAAAGCCCGCCTGCGCGGGCTATACCGGATTATTTATTCAAAGACCATAATTTCGGTCTACATTCCGCTGGCAGCGCGCGCCTCACGCGACACGGCGGATAGGAAAATGGTCAATGTAGCCGAGAACTGCTATAAGTTTCATCGACGATGAACCTTCTCGACATCCTGATCGGCATCATCCTGGCGCTGGCAGGCATCGCTGGCTACTACTGGGGTCTCGTGCGGCAAATCCTGGCGCTCGCCGGTCTCGCGGCGGGTCTGGCGGTCGCCGGCCGGTACGGTTCAGATGCAGCCGACGCGCTGATGTCGTTCACCGCCAGTCGCGCCGTGGCTGAGGTGGGCGGCGCACTCACGCTGCTGGCGCTGGTGAGCGGCAGCGCCAGTCTGCTCGCCTCGCTGCTCCAGCTGTACGTGGGACTGATCGTTTTCGGCAACCTCGACCATGGGCTGGGTGCGGCGCTGGGAATCGTGCATGCCGCGCTGCTGATCACGGCGCTGGGGCAGGTCATCCGGGCGTATCCGCTGGAGCCGTGGACGACGATGGTGCGCGACTCAACGCTGGCATCGCTGTTGATGCAGACTGCGGGGGTCGTGACCGGATCGCTGTTGCGTCTTGCGTCATAGGGAGCGGAGGAAGACCTTTGCCCCCTCATCCCCCAACCCCCTTCTCCCACAAGGGGAGAAGGGGGAGGTTGGGCATTCTGATGGCTGAAACGGTAGATGGCGCGCAGGGGCTTGCCAAAAATCCCTGTGGGCATCCCCCCTGATCCTGCTCCCACGAAGGGAAGAAGGGGGAGAGAGGAGCGCTCGATGCCCCATGTGAGCAACGACTCAACGTCATCACGTTGCAGGCGTGCCGCGATTCTGGTAGAATCAGACGAGAAGATATATCGGGAGATGTCGCACAACTCTGAAATGAAGGAGGGCGCTCTGATCCAGGAACAGGCTGTACAGGCGACAGAAATCGCGCGACGGGCAGTGACGCTCGCCGAAGACAAACAGGCCAGCAATATCGTCCTGCTCGATTTGCGACGGTTGAACAGCGTTGCGGATTACTTCGTC
Encoded here:
- a CDS encoding right-handed parallel beta-helix repeat-containing protein, translated to MSRFSSALTLLTLVIIVGALLPVGPAASTPVALASGVFVVTTAEDADGSTCPVSTSGDPANPSPTCSLRQAINAANAAGGGVIKFNIPPQVPAFETNGLYRAIRIRIRNDNEPLPALAGNITIDGKSQEINWPAQANLIGPEIIIDGSELINRSGIRLTGNNNVVREIAVVNFKSSSSTPSFGQGVGIDVVSGSNHRIEGNYVGIDPVSPTLTLSGNGFAGIWVEQSATDTVIGGLRTDLSKANFISGNDLDGIVVQGARTKIQGNFIGVGRLLSAETFALRNLGAGIIVRYADGTVIGATPDQPDPAYGNVIAGNNNFGIVINGGTNTQIAGNYIGLGSNAASQLIVSIPNAAGGIEVHSEEFPATNTQIGLPSPDLSTNRLRNFIAGNTGPGIVLRGHRTTNTTIVNNYIGLNDLGNPVSAPNNTGGGVVIERGARNVTVGGTTLNERNVISGNTGDGIIIRGLNPLRTTSNNTIIGNYIGTRVIGSLILPGYGNRSGIVIGDHVSDTVIGTPEAPNRIAFNFNYGVAITGTNVLTTTLSDNPIISNGYDGVYAASAVNLRVTGVNTATLIANNGWNGVRIDTGELVALENVVVSNNGDDGVRLTNVADVTLRSVTAQLNDDGLNVAGALSVLVENSQFNANRENGIRYAGGITTTLTNLTVQQNGQNGLWFTGVLTNTQIVATQAISNTLNGFLINGTTDVMTISGNEIVGNGASGMALTLTPGMAPVRDVIVSGNTLDRNAFSSPAFGVQISGGTEVVTVTGNIVDGTRNGGGFLLPGANRMTISGNLVRYNNGPGFQVSGGSDSVIIEGNEVISNTLGIEVRDAATIDVVVRGNSIYQSGATGWGGFGSGVGVAVNNAQRTRVEGNSITANLGAGVHVQGAATQTRVLGNFIVNNALGVLVGAPVGGPFTPPYPQQTQILNNSISGNGIPPDGPFPVDETLLGRGIVLNPETPTGGVAGNPNNDIDPPLQSSLRMNAAGVLTGQVDTTGAPGGCPSIGGVRCLIQIFRPDQTMLDGQGQEFAGETVVDATGAFTVTVGSIPRQLTLTATDPVSNTSRFAIFEPRPSLSISAPQAITADPGQVITYTHTVVNDGNIELSDVRIAVTTSRGWEGLSPPIAIQPPGSFSLAPGASRAITVSVRVPTGGGPQAAPGVDLMTVRVDGTTVSGDNTYTATASLVNTTTVNARIYLELTPALVEGRGNPGVAVPYVFQVRNTGNISATTSITATFDDLVFSVNWQRSLSTTSLTIPPGETRSFQLTVTVPPESANPVSGTYADVTVAITPTLPIDPSQARTAKARTIVGQVSRAQITPASDEKEGKPGETVVFLHEITNLGNGADTFQINGTPALGSVVRFTSLTSGVTINSEGRFTLAQGATAIIRVEVTVNPQLANGNVENVFIDLRDLNGNVIGGAFAQDRVRVVSSIRRVYLPLVIR
- a CDS encoding CvpA family protein; this translates as MNLLDILIGIILALAGIAGYYWGLVRQILALAGLAAGLAVAGRYGSDAADALMSFTASRAVAEVGGALTLLALVSGSASLLASLLQLYVGLIVFGNLDHGLGAALGIVHAALLITALGQVIRAYPLEPWTTMVRDSTLASLLMQTAGVVTGSLLRLAS
- the dnaK gene encoding molecular chaperone DnaK, encoding MPKIVGIDLGTTNSVVAVMEGGDPVVIPNAEGNRTTPSVVAFTKNGERLVGQTAKRQATINPDNTFYSIKRFIGRNFDETTVEREMVPFKVVKGPRNDVRVFSPVTGKEYAPQEISAMVLQKLKTDAEAYLGEPVTKAVITVPAYFNDSQRQATKDAGKIAGLEVLRIINEPTAAALAYGLDKKKDETILVFDLGGGTFDVSVLEVGDGVVEVKATNGDTHLGGDDYDQRIVNWLIDEFRKDQGIDLSKDRQALQRLKEAAEKAKIELSSMSETEINLPFITADASGPKHLQMRLSRAKFEQLTADLTERLKGPFFQALKDAGLKPGDLDEVVLVGGSTRMPVVIDLVRKLTGKEPNRSVNPDEVVAIGAAIQAGVLGGDVKDVVLLDVTPLSLGVETLGGVMTKLIERNTTIPTRKSEIFSTAADGQTAVDIHVLQGERELAADNMTLGRFRLEGIPPAPRGVPQIEVTFDIDANGILNVSARDKATGKEQRITITASTNLSKEEIERMIRDAELHAAEDKRRRELIELKNQSDSLAYQSEKSLNELGDKVDPALKSRVEGLIKDLREAISQENESRMRSISSELQQAMYQVSQSAYTSAGGDGAGAKKGKDEGVVEGEYTVE